GGGACCTCTTGGTACGGTGGCGAGGCGATCGGCTTTGAGACAGAAGCCTTTGCCATCTGCGACACCATCAACTACATCCAACCGCCCGTGCACACCATTTGTATTGGGCAAGCCATGGGAACTGCCGCGATGATTCTTTCTTCCGGCACCAAAGGTTATCGTGCTAGCCTTCCTCATGCGACGATCATCTTGCACCAGCCGCGTCAGGGCGCACAAGGTCAAGCAACCGATATCCAAATCCGCGCGAAAGAAGTCCTGGCAAATAAGCAGATGACCCTGGAGATCCTCGCCCGCAATACCGGTCAGTTATCCGAACGCCTTGCAAAGGATTCCGATCGCATGCTGTACATGACCCCGCAAGAAGCACTGGAGTACGGCTTGATCGATCGCGTACTGACCAGCTCCAAGGAACTTCCCAGTAAGGTCGCCGTTCCGAATTGATGACGCGGACGCAATTGACTGTTGAGGCAAATCACACGCGCTGGGGTGCCTAAATCCAGCGTCGACCATCATTCTTCGTTCTGCCTGAAAGGACCATTACAACCATGCCTATTGGTGTTCCCCGCGTTCCCTACCGCTTGCCCGGCCAGCCCTATTCGGACTGGGTCAATATTTACGATCGCCTTTACCGCGAACGAATTATTTTCATCGGGCGCGGCATTAACGACAGCCTGGCCAATCAGGTGGTTGCCGTCATGCTCTACCTTGATTCGGAAGACCCCGGCAAGCCAATCTACCTGTACATCAACTCCCCGGGCGGTTCTGTCACGGCGGGCATGGCCATCTACGACACCATGCAACACATCAAGTCAGAAGTCGTCACGATCTGTGTCGGTACGGCAGCCTCAATGGGAGCGTTCTTACTCGCAGCTGGCACACCTGGCAAACGCCTGGCTCTTCCGCACTCGCGGATCATGATCCACCAACCAATGGGTGGGGTACAGGGCAGCAGACAAGCTTCGGACATCGAAATCGAGGCCCGCGAAATTCTTCGCATTCGTCAACAGCTCAACGAGCTGCTAGGCCATCACACTGGAAAGCCCGTGGAGAAAATTGCCAAGGACACCGATCGCGACTACTTCATGTCTGCTGAAGAAGCACGGGAGTACGGATTGATCGATCGCGTGATCGAAGATCGCATGGCGGCTTAAAAGAACGCAACCGCACCGTCTGTAACGCACCGATCGTTGCAGACGGCAGTCTTTCTTTAAGCACTGGAATGACACGACGTAATTGACATGAACTTCACTCCAGACACCAGTGACGGTCTGCCCAAAAGCTTCAACGGCGAGTAAAGTCCATAGGGTATTTTCATTTCCTATACTGACAGCAAGATACGAGCTAATCAAAAAAAACTCTGCATATTGCGTGTCCTGGGAGAAGCGATGTCGAAGCGGAAGCTACGGATGAGTGTTGAGGAGTGCTATCGCGTGCTAGAGCTGAGTGTCGGTGCCGACTCAGAACAAGTAAAAGCCTCCTACCGACGTCTGG
The sequence above is drawn from the Rubidibacter lacunae KORDI 51-2 genome and encodes:
- a CDS encoding ATP-dependent Clp protease proteolytic subunit yields the protein MNSPIQAVQAPYYGDAMRTPPPPDLPSLLLKERIIYLGLPLVSPDEYKEQMGIDVTELIVAQLLYLQFEDREKPIFMYINSTGTSWYGGEAIGFETEAFAICDTINYIQPPVHTICIGQAMGTAAMILSSGTKGYRASLPHATIILHQPRQGAQGQATDIQIRAKEVLANKQMTLEILARNTGQLSERLAKDSDRMLYMTPQEALEYGLIDRVLTSSKELPSKVAVPN
- a CDS encoding ATP-dependent Clp protease proteolytic subunit codes for the protein MPIGVPRVPYRLPGQPYSDWVNIYDRLYRERIIFIGRGINDSLANQVVAVMLYLDSEDPGKPIYLYINSPGGSVTAGMAIYDTMQHIKSEVVTICVGTAASMGAFLLAAGTPGKRLALPHSRIMIHQPMGGVQGSRQASDIEIEAREILRIRQQLNELLGHHTGKPVEKIAKDTDRDYFMSAEEAREYGLIDRVIEDRMAA